The genomic interval TCATTAAAACGTTTTACTGCTCCGCTCGTATTTTTGTCCCGCATATATGCGTCCAGTTCCTTTAATAGTAACCTGGCAGAAGCGTCCTGTGGCGAAACGCCGAGGTCTTCCATGCTTTTACGCATTCGGATGATCTCATTGACGCTGAAGCTGTCGGCTTTTGAACCATATAATGAATGATATAAGATCGCTTCACCAGCTTCCTTAACGTCCTTTGCGGGATACCTGGATTTGAACTCATTCAAATGAGAGAAGAAGTAAACGGATAAAGGGTTTTCGTAGTCGTTAATAAGTCTCTGCAATACATAAAATCCAGCCTGACTGGTCTTATCTTGTGGGGTAATGAGCGATTTGGCCAGAGCTTCATTGATTTCGTTCAATTTATTCTCATCCTTAATAGTCTTGCAATGCTTTCCGTAATTGATCAAAAACATCAGGTCACGGTCACCACCTGCGAACCTTGCCGAATAGCTGCCGGTCCTTTTCAGAGGATCAAGAGCAATTTTACCTACCAACAGTATTTCCTCTATGAACTTTTGTCTGGTAGGCCGATCAGCAGGATTGGAGAGATGGATCAGATCGCCATTAGAGTCAAAGAAAAACAGGATTGGGAATTCAGGATAAGTAACACCTTTCGCTTTTTGAAACGCAGCTGATTCCTTTGAATTCACCTCTGCTTTCCAGCTTACGAAATTAGCGTTATAAAAATCGCCAACTGCTTTTTCTGATAATACGGGTGCAAGAGCCTCACAATGAGGACAGCCATTCAGGTAAATCTCAACGAACAAAGGTTTATGTACTACTTTGGCCTTTTCAATTGCATTTTGGAAATCGCCTGGTAAAAAACGGATACCTGGGTTAGTGGCTTTACCAGTCTGGGCATTAGAATGGCGATTTAGGAATAATGACAGGAACAGAACAAATAAGAATAGGCGGGGGTGTGTTGAATGCCTCATTAAATTTTTTTGATGAAATGTATTTGATTACAAATTAAGGGAATATTCAAATCAACTGAAAATAAAGGCAGGGGATAGGGTGGGTGAGTTTAAATGAGATTTTATAGTTGCCATCCGTTCTGATTTTTTTACTATTTTAAAATGCCTAATGAAGTGCGGTCAGCATTAATTGAGCTTTCTTATTGATCCCGGTTGTAGTGGATTGTCTTTAATAAATTCATTCCAACAAATATTTCGAGATTTATTTCCAGATAATACCCGCAATTTAAAGTTTCCGGTGGATTTTGGTTCAGTGTAAATTAGTAAATCATAGCCTTTATTTATAATGCTGCTCTCATTTAAACCAGCATATTATCCAATACAATTCTTACGATGGGCTGTTTCTTTTGACCATAAAATTTGAACCAAACAGGATTGAATGTCAACCTGTTTCGGTAGTAAACAGATATGCAATTTCGGACATTAATTGTCCGGAATCGTACAAATTCCCTAACCGACTAGCTCTTTAATCATTGTAATAAAGGTTTTTGTTTCCTGGTATAAAAATTGAACTAATGCGGTTAGGGATGTCCTGTTCCATGCACCACGATTGAGAAATATGCTACGAAACTACCTTAAAATTGCCTGGCGTAACCTTAGTAAAAACGGCACTTATGCTTTCATTAATATAACAGGGCTGGCACTGGGTATAGGCTGTGCGCTGCTGATTTTTGCGCTTGTCCGGTTTCACTACCAGACCGACCGTCACCACCATAATTACGACCGGATTTATCAATTCACCTCACGGTTTACCTCGTCCTCCGGCGAGTTCAATATTCAGGGCATACCTTATCCATTAGGCCAGGCAGTCCGCAACGATTACCCCGGGATTGAACGCATTGCGATGCTGGATGAGTGGTATGGGCCATTGGTAACAGTGCCTGTCCTGAACCAGGCTGATAAAAAAATTAAGGACAAACATGATAAAGGAGCGTTTGTTGAACCGGCCTATTTCCGCATTTTCGATTACACCTGGCTGGCTGGGGGGCCAGACGATCTTAGTCAACCCGGCACTGTTGTGATGAGCGCTGATATGGCCCGAAAATGTTTCGGCACTGCAACCAACGTCATCGGCCGTATTGTAAAACTCGATGCCCGCATTCCTTCCCGCGTGGTAGGTGTGTTTGCTGACTACAGGGATGATACCGATCTGGCCTACTCGATCATGGCCTCATGGAGCTCACTAAAAGAACAGCTCAATGCCCGGCCCGAGGATCAGCCCTTTGACAACACCAACGGCAGCACCCACTGTTTTGCTTTGTTCAATGACCACTTCACGGTTTCCGACTGGAGCAGGCAGTTGCCAGCATTCGTCAAAAAAAATAATTCCCGAAAAATTAAAGAAACTTCTTATCCTGCCGTGCCCTTCCGAACAATGCATTTATCCACAGAGTACGGGGGTGTAAGCAAGGGGTTGTTGCTTTCGCTAATCTTGATTGGTCTGCTTCTGATCGGTACGGCAAGTATCAATTTTGTAAACCTGGCGACCGCACAGGCGCTCAACCGGGCACGGGAGGTTGGTGTACGCAAAGTACTGGGCAGTACAAAAACGCAGCTATTCTGGCAATTCATGGGTGAAACCATGCTTATTGTACTGGCAGCCCTGGCCTTGGCGATTGTAATATTTCAATATGGTCAGACGCTTGCACACACTTATCTGCATGGACCTTTCCGGTTTACATTTTACTTTTCACCATCAGTATTGGTATGGTTAGCACTTCTGGTGGCAGTTGTCATTTTATTGGCTGGTCTGTATCCCTCGTTGGTAGTAGCAGGTTTCCGTCCGGTAGTAGCATTAGCGGGACGGCTTACAACACAGCAGTCGGGTGGTTTTTCCCTTAGACGGGGACTGGTTGTGACGCAGTTCGCAATTTCACAAATGCTTATTATAGGTTTGATTGTAGTGGCCAATCAGCTCAGCTACATGCAGACAAAGGATCTGGGATTCAGAAAGGAGGCTATCCTGACTGTAAGCCTGCCAAATCTGCCGGCTCAGGACCTCAGTAAAATGCGTGCATTCCGTAACATGGCTTCCGCTTTGCCTGATGTAAGTAAGTTCAGCTACTCGATGAGCGGACCTCCCCAGTCAGGCTGGAACAGCCAAACCAGCGTCCGCTTCGACACACGCCCTGAACAGGAACCATTTGGACCGCAACAGACCTGGATTGATGCCAATTATGTGGGCTTGTATGGTCTGAAATTAGTGGCCGGACGCAACCTGCAACCCTCCGACACGGCCCGCGAAGCGCTCATTAATGAGACATTCATGCAACGGCTGGGTTTTACCCGGCCGGCAGACGTGGTGGGCAAGTACTTGTATAAAGCAGGTTTTGCACCGCTGGAAATTGTCGGTGTTTTAAAAGATTACAATCAGCTGAACCTCAAACAGCAGATTAACCCGCTGTTTCTGACCACGTTGGCCAGCGGCTTTTATTCCGCCAATATACAGCTGCGTTCTGCCAACTACAGCAGTGCATTGAGCCAGTTGGAGAAGGTCTACAACCAGGTGTATACTGATAACTTTTTTGAAACAGCGTTTGTAGATGACCAGATTCAGCAGGCTTACCAGCAGGAGCAGACGATGGCCAGGCTTATCAACTTTTTTACCGGGATTGCCTTGCTCATTGGCTGTATGGGCTTGTACGGACTTGTTTTGTTTATGGTCGTGCAACGAACCAGGGAAGTTGGTGTTCGTAAAGTATTAGGGGCCAGTGTGGGCAGCATTCTGTGGCTGTTCAACCGGGAATTTATGCAATTGATCGGCATTGCTTTTTTACTGTCAACGCCCGTTGCGTGGTGGGTGATGAACGGCTGGCTGAAGAATTTTGAGTACAAAATTTCTCTTAGTCCCGTCATATTTCTGCTGGCACTTTTGGCAACCATAGTTGTTGCGCTTCTAACGGTGAGTTTTCAGAGTGTGAAAGCGGCCCTGATGAACCCGGTGAAATCATTACGAAACGAATAAGAAAATGATTTTACCCGTACTAAAAATTTTCCCTATTAAAACTGCAAGGTAAGTTGGGGATTACGTTTATTAGAAGATAAGTTATTTGGTATAGTTTAACATTTTTTATGCTGTATTTTCCAGATATTATCTTGATGAACAAATAGCGGTTATGTCTACAGGGTGTAAGCAGTTAGCGAGTAATTGCTAAAAGACCTATGGATCAAATTACCTTTTTGTAACCTGTTTAATCAAAACGAACGGGATCATACCGCAACGGATTAAAGTAACACAAGCGGGCTGCCAATCCAAAAGCTGTACAAGCGTAAGTTGGAAAAAATAATGGCTGGGAATGTCCTTGCCAGGCAACAGTGAGTTTCTCATAGCTGCTTTTAATCACTTCATGGATGTTTTCTTACGTCCTGTAATTCTCCGTATTGAAAAATTCTGATGACAGAGGCAATTTTGTTAAGCCGGGCGACGATTGCCCGGGTTCATCTGTTAGCCATAAACTAAAATACAATGACAGTAAAATTCAGGAAACGCCGCCAAGATACCATGGACAGTCTGCTATTAATCAGCCCTGCTTTATGGTTTGTATCCAGTTTACGTACACTAGTATCCGTCATTTTTTTTGTCGTAATGACAGCCTGTACAATACCCCAAACCGGCGAGATGACGGCAGAGCGTGTAACCAGTCACCGGCTAACGGTAAGTGTTAAAACATTTGCCGGAACAGACACCAGGAAAGGGTACGCAGATGGCAAAGGTACAGCTGCCAGGTTTTTATATCCGGGCCAGATGGTGTTTGACAAACAGGATAATCTGTATGTGATTGATCAGCTTTACGGGTATGTGGGTGGCAGTGTTGTCCGTAAGATAGATGCGCAGGGAAATGTGACAACTTTTGCCAAAGGGCTGAGCGCCATTACGGACATCTGTATTGATCCGGCAGATGGCAAAACGATCTATGTAATTGAAAGTGGTGACCAAACCAGTGTCCCCAACGGTATTTTTCGTATTGATGCAAACGGAATTGTGAAACGCCTTAGTGGCGGAGCAGGCCTTCGCGGTTATGAAGATGGGCCGCTAGTTACTGCTAAATTTAACAGGCCAGGCGGGATTGCCATGGACAACAAGGGAAATTTATTTGTGGCTGATGCCGGAAATTATTGTGTCAGAAAAGTGAA from Dyadobacter sp. NIV53 carries:
- a CDS encoding ABC transporter permease codes for the protein MLRNYLKIAWRNLSKNGTYAFINITGLALGIGCALLIFALVRFHYQTDRHHHNYDRIYQFTSRFTSSSGEFNIQGIPYPLGQAVRNDYPGIERIAMLDEWYGPLVTVPVLNQADKKIKDKHDKGAFVEPAYFRIFDYTWLAGGPDDLSQPGTVVMSADMARKCFGTATNVIGRIVKLDARIPSRVVGVFADYRDDTDLAYSIMASWSSLKEQLNARPEDQPFDNTNGSTHCFALFNDHFTVSDWSRQLPAFVKKNNSRKIKETSYPAVPFRTMHLSTEYGGVSKGLLLSLILIGLLLIGTASINFVNLATAQALNRAREVGVRKVLGSTKTQLFWQFMGETMLIVLAALALAIVIFQYGQTLAHTYLHGPFRFTFYFSPSVLVWLALLVAVVILLAGLYPSLVVAGFRPVVALAGRLTTQQSGGFSLRRGLVVTQFAISQMLIIGLIVVANQLSYMQTKDLGFRKEAILTVSLPNLPAQDLSKMRAFRNMASALPDVSKFSYSMSGPPQSGWNSQTSVRFDTRPEQEPFGPQQTWIDANYVGLYGLKLVAGRNLQPSDTAREALINETFMQRLGFTRPADVVGKYLYKAGFAPLEIVGVLKDYNQLNLKQQINPLFLTTLASGFYSANIQLRSANYSSALSQLEKVYNQVYTDNFFETAFVDDQIQQAYQQEQTMARLINFFTGIALLIGCMGLYGLVLFMVVQRTREVGVRKVLGASVGSILWLFNREFMQLIGIAFLLSTPVAWWVMNGWLKNFEYKISLSPVIFLLALLATIVVALLTVSFQSVKAALMNPVKSLRNE
- a CDS encoding thioredoxin family protein; this encodes MRHSTHPRLFLFVLFLSLFLNRHSNAQTGKATNPGIRFLPGDFQNAIEKAKVVHKPLFVEIYLNGCPHCEALAPVLSEKAVGDFYNANFVSWKAEVNSKESAAFQKAKGVTYPEFPILFFFDSNGDLIHLSNPADRPTRQKFIEEILLVGKIALDPLKRTGSYSARFAGGDRDLMFLINYGKHCKTIKDENKLNEINEALAKSLITPQDKTSQAGFYVLQRLINDYENPLSVYFFSHLNEFKSRYPAKDVKEAGEAILYHSLYGSKADSFSVNEIIRMRKSMEDLGVSPQDASARLLLKELDAYMRDKNTSGAVKRFNEYRITAPSLGTADYAYLMKYFNEKSTDTSYLTEIPVWASEGICLAKPEELNSKQMAGLYYELAEAYGIMGQKQVALKNAEQALGIARTAKEDLKRYEDQIEKLK
- a CDS encoding SMP-30/gluconolactonase/LRE family protein, producing the protein MTVKFRKRRQDTMDSLLLISPALWFVSSLRTLVSVIFFVVMTACTIPQTGEMTAERVTSHRLTVSVKTFAGTDTRKGYADGKGTAARFLYPGQMVFDKQDNLYVIDQLYGYVGGSVVRKIDAQGNVTTFAKGLSAITDICIDPADGKTIYVIESGDQTSVPNGIFRIDANGIVKRLSGGAGLRGYEDGPLVTAKFNRPGGIAMDNKGNLFVADAGNYCVRKVNLKTGMVTTLAGQHLPGQTNCFYADGHGKAAQFCAFDDLTLDDAGNVFVPDRMNHRVRRVTSGGDVSTYLQIGGAGTVEGPLANAKVWYPTMAHFHTGSGQLYLITDSGKQLDVVTRDNYLFNLSRYIGQNDYVNSSTGTTHGYYGLAVNSKGELFIADKYNHCIRKIIVSW